The region CAAAATTGAATTAGGCTTTATACTATTTAATAACGATGAAGACACAAGACTCGCCTATGATGCTTTTAGAAATTTAGCTAAAAGAACAAATGTAATTGTTCTATCTAATAGTAAAGAATATGAAAATGATTCATTTTGTACATTAATTAATACTAAACAAATAATAATAAATAATTTAATAGATAATTTACCTAATATGCCAATGATTGCAAGGGATATTGGATTAGGAAAAGGCGAAATTATGCAAGTAAGGGTTCCTGTTGGCTCAATTTATGCAAATAAACATATAAATGCTATAGCACAAGAATATTATAAAATTGCCTTGATTTATCGTAATTCTAAAATTATTTTACCAAAACCAGATACACAAATTTTACCAAATGATGAATTAATTTTAGTCGGCGACCCAAATATACTAAATTTAATATTTTCAAGGATTAAAGGTCAAGTAGGACAATTTCCTAGTCCTTATGGAGATAGTATTTGTGTAATAATTGATATGAGTATTGATGATAATATAGATAATTTGATAAATACTGCATTATTATTACATAGCAAAAGCAACAGTATAAAATTGATTTTTTATGTGATAAATCCAACTATTAATCATCATTTACAAAAATTAAAAAAACTAAAAAAAATAACAATAAATGTTCACATAAAATATGAAAATATTGATACTAGCCATATTATTGATGAATTTTATTCTAATAATTCAGGAATTTTTATAGTATCAAAACACATATTTAAAAAATATTC is a window of Campylobacter sp. MG1 DNA encoding:
- a CDS encoding TrkA C-terminal domain-containing protein, producing MKKILVLAQINVAKDFLKRLATIKDNTKEYIIICQDDLDFKNNFTHIKVDPTNAARVKNYIDGKIELGFILFNNDEDTRLAYDAFRNLAKRTNVIVLSNSKEYENDSFCTLINTKQIIINNLIDNLPNMPMIARDIGLGKGEIMQVRVPVGSIYANKHINAIAQEYYKIALIYRNSKIILPKPDTQILPNDELILVGDPNILNLIFSRIKGQVGQFPSPYGDSICVIIDMSIDDNIDNLINTALLLHSKSNSIKLIFYVINPTINHHLQKLKKLKKITINVHIKYENIDTSHIIDEFYSNNSGIFIVSKHIFKKYSKKLYNSSMPILKVGKIDFAKINTITCISSGSLGVENLTSILLDISIILNIEAKLMYFDNSNAISDDLIEHIDTQSKFFGKNLELVEFKSTNPLFTIKNDLTIMHCLGFEKHLLDKNTFKYFSNDFSKLYEILDDNFQLFIPIE